In Arthrobacter sp. StoSoilB5, one genomic interval encodes:
- a CDS encoding carbohydrate ABC transporter permease, protein MTLISDRVETTAPVVTRKKRDWSVAGRVAILLIASVFVLGPVLWTLSTSLRPPSESFKLPPAFLPLNPDLASYQQVFKQLNIVGLVLNSALVTGLIAVGQMVTAALAGYAFAHLRFRGRGALFSIVLATMMVPAQVTIVPVFMLIRGVGLSDTLLALIIPAIPTAFGTFLMRQYFMGLPGELAEAAAIDGASPWRTFRSVYAPLAMPGLAIVGILAFNFHWNEFFRPLIMTISEQNFTLPLGLVSLQGNLGTGSISVVLAGVVLSMIPALVVFMFGQRALQDGLTAGTGK, encoded by the coding sequence ATGACCCTCATTTCAGATCGTGTTGAAACCACGGCGCCTGTAGTTACGCGTAAAAAACGCGACTGGTCAGTTGCCGGGCGCGTCGCCATCTTGCTGATCGCATCCGTCTTTGTCCTGGGCCCCGTCCTCTGGACGTTATCCACCTCGCTGCGGCCGCCGTCGGAATCCTTCAAACTGCCGCCTGCCTTCCTGCCGCTGAACCCCGATCTCGCGTCCTACCAGCAGGTGTTCAAGCAGCTCAACATCGTGGGACTGGTACTGAACAGTGCCCTTGTGACCGGACTGATCGCCGTCGGACAGATGGTGACCGCGGCACTGGCTGGTTACGCGTTCGCGCACCTTCGTTTTAGGGGACGGGGCGCCCTGTTCTCCATCGTGCTGGCCACCATGATGGTGCCCGCCCAGGTGACGATCGTGCCGGTGTTTATGCTGATCCGAGGTGTTGGGCTCTCGGACACGCTGCTCGCGTTGATCATTCCGGCCATCCCGACGGCGTTCGGCACCTTCCTGATGCGCCAATACTTCATGGGATTGCCGGGTGAGCTCGCTGAGGCCGCCGCTATTGATGGCGCCTCACCGTGGCGGACCTTCCGCTCCGTCTACGCGCCGCTGGCCATGCCGGGCCTGGCGATCGTGGGCATCCTGGCGTTCAACTTCCACTGGAACGAGTTCTTCAGGCCACTCATCATGACCATCTCCGAGCAGAACTTCACACTGCCATTGGGACTGGTCTCCCTCCAAGGCAACCTCGGCACAGGAAGCATCTCCGTGGTGCTCGCCGGCGTCGTACTCTCCATGATTCCCGCGCTGGTGGTGTTCATGTTCGGCCAGCGCGCACTGCAGGACGGACTCACCGCCGGAACGGGCAAGTAG
- a CDS encoding sugar ABC transporter permease, with translation MSTATSTPTGTGKQPGSRQATHKHSQPSKRGRVQQRWLPWAFLAPTIVGMGIFTLLPIVASVALAFFRWDIISAPTFVGFDNFAEVVQDPTVRVSFLNTIVFVIVAVALQLGLALGLAIMVQEKLPAWLRVFFRSAFFFPLILSAASVSIFMRYLFNEQFGVVNWLLSLVGVPAVPWLTTPGGSAAVVILVYVWQNFGFSFLLFVGGLASIPVETYEAASIDGATGWRKHFYVTLPLLSPTTLVASVMAIINALQVFDQPYVLTRGGPGDSTRTAVMVIFESAFQRLEFGQASAIGVILTLIIMAITAAQFRLSKRFVFYQ, from the coding sequence ATGAGCACCGCAACCAGTACCCCCACCGGGACAGGGAAGCAGCCGGGCAGCCGTCAGGCCACCCACAAGCACAGCCAACCCTCCAAGCGTGGCCGCGTCCAACAACGCTGGCTGCCATGGGCCTTCCTTGCCCCGACCATCGTGGGCATGGGGATCTTCACCCTCCTGCCGATCGTCGCTTCGGTGGCGCTCGCCTTCTTCCGCTGGGACATCATCTCCGCGCCGACGTTCGTGGGCTTCGATAATTTCGCCGAGGTAGTCCAGGACCCGACGGTGCGCGTCTCGTTCCTCAACACCATCGTGTTCGTCATCGTGGCCGTCGCCCTCCAGTTGGGACTCGCCCTGGGCTTGGCCATCATGGTGCAGGAGAAGCTCCCGGCCTGGCTGCGGGTGTTCTTCCGCTCGGCCTTCTTCTTCCCGCTGATTCTTTCCGCCGCATCGGTCTCCATCTTCATGCGGTACCTCTTCAACGAGCAGTTTGGCGTGGTGAACTGGCTGTTGTCCCTGGTCGGCGTGCCCGCAGTACCGTGGCTGACGACGCCAGGGGGATCGGCCGCCGTCGTAATTCTCGTGTACGTGTGGCAGAACTTCGGCTTCTCGTTCCTGCTGTTTGTTGGCGGGCTTGCCTCGATCCCGGTTGAAACCTATGAGGCCGCATCGATCGACGGTGCCACCGGGTGGCGCAAGCACTTCTACGTCACCCTGCCGCTGCTGAGCCCCACCACCCTGGTGGCCTCGGTGATGGCCATCATCAACGCCCTGCAAGTGTTCGATCAGCCCTATGTGCTCACACGCGGCGGGCCCGGCGACTCAACGCGCACCGCCGTCATGGTGATCTTCGAATCCGCGTTCCAACGCCTCGAATTCGGCCAGGCCTCGGCGATCGGCGTGATCCTGACGCTCATCATCATGGCCATCACCGCCGCGCAGTTCCGGCTCAGCAAACGATTCGTCTTCTACCAGTAA
- a CDS encoding extracellular solute-binding protein — protein MPGTNGALRQFTRRTALTALGAGIVGATAASWPRLTGTDIPGRGDNSLSIAIMGTAADAAARQKVIDAFAKVHPEIKVKVQAIQAVDWKDFFTKILTMVAAGTPPDVVYVATEGAQLFAEKLAHPLDEYLRRDAEHMKEYFEDVHPSLVEAFMYKGSLFQLPIDWNAANMYYNTAAFQQAGLERPADDWTHLDFRSTLAAMKKAKPQDFTPYYWTNRLFGGVVPWLYANETSFLKETKSTGGEWLWDGFYGNDPSRSLRSGGYQWLEPNADDPRVFESFDYLRGLVKDGLGVRPEEGGGSALIGLFASNRIGTTPAGGYWVQGLHEAGMTEDGFDVQFFPKWRGQRHQFGTAGYAIMKTAKDKDAAWEWVKFSSSLEAMRIVFPTPNTTPARRSMVNEQLYAGTGPRNWKVFYDTLDRFPTTGPIPAPPQQAAVETALMKNVSLAVSGDERQLKQALESMQRDLELALRRQP, from the coding sequence ATGCCGGGAACCAATGGGGCTTTGCGACAATTCACACGCAGAACCGCCCTCACAGCCCTCGGTGCTGGGATAGTCGGAGCAACAGCGGCGTCGTGGCCGCGATTGACTGGGACGGATATTCCAGGCCGGGGAGACAATAGCCTCAGCATCGCCATCATGGGCACCGCCGCAGACGCCGCAGCGCGTCAAAAGGTCATCGACGCCTTCGCGAAGGTCCACCCCGAGATCAAGGTCAAGGTCCAAGCCATCCAGGCCGTGGACTGGAAGGACTTCTTCACCAAGATCCTCACCATGGTGGCAGCAGGCACGCCGCCGGACGTTGTGTACGTGGCAACGGAAGGCGCCCAGCTCTTCGCCGAGAAGCTGGCCCATCCGCTGGACGAGTACCTGCGCCGCGACGCCGAGCACATGAAGGAGTACTTCGAGGACGTCCACCCCAGCCTGGTGGAAGCCTTCATGTACAAGGGCAGCCTGTTCCAGCTCCCTATCGACTGGAACGCCGCCAACATGTACTACAACACCGCAGCATTCCAGCAGGCCGGCCTTGAACGCCCTGCCGACGACTGGACGCACCTGGACTTCCGCAGCACGCTCGCTGCGATGAAAAAGGCCAAGCCACAGGACTTCACGCCCTATTACTGGACCAACCGACTCTTCGGTGGAGTAGTGCCATGGCTGTATGCCAACGAGACGAGCTTCCTCAAAGAAACCAAGTCCACCGGCGGCGAATGGCTGTGGGATGGCTTCTATGGCAACGATCCCTCGCGCAGCCTCCGCTCCGGCGGTTACCAATGGCTGGAACCCAACGCGGACGATCCCCGCGTCTTCGAATCGTTCGACTACCTCCGCGGCCTGGTGAAAGACGGGCTGGGTGTCCGGCCCGAGGAAGGCGGCGGCAGTGCACTGATTGGTCTCTTCGCCTCCAACAGGATAGGTACGACGCCGGCGGGCGGCTATTGGGTGCAAGGCCTCCACGAAGCGGGAATGACGGAAGATGGATTCGACGTCCAGTTCTTCCCGAAATGGCGAGGTCAGCGGCACCAGTTCGGCACGGCAGGCTACGCCATCATGAAGACCGCCAAGGACAAGGACGCAGCCTGGGAATGGGTAAAGTTCAGCTCCAGCCTGGAGGCCATGAGGATCGTGTTCCCCACACCGAACACCACTCCCGCCCGCCGTTCCATGGTCAACGAACAGCTCTACGCAGGCACCGGCCCGCGGAACTGGAAGGTCTTCTACGACACGCTTGACCGGTTCCCCACCACAGGTCCCATTCCGGCACCACCCCAGCAGGCCGCCGTCGAGACGGCGCTCATGAAGAACGTATCCCTGGCTGTCAGCGGGGACGAGCGCCAGCTCAAACAGGCCCTCGAATCAATGCAGCGCGATCTTGAACTGGCCCTGAGGAGGCAGCCATGA